A genomic window from Diospyros lotus cultivar Yz01 chromosome 2, ASM1463336v1, whole genome shotgun sequence includes:
- the LOC127795883 gene encoding histone acetyltransferase type B catalytic subunit isoform X2, which yields MGTKHHQSSASDPITDPKKRRRVEFSKIDPGVQANECIKIYMISSKEQMDNPDSFCFQPVDLDRFFGEDGKIYGYQGLKVNIWISSVSFHVYADVSFQSKSDGGKGITDLKPALQDIFAENLVEKKDNFLLTFSNDCDYVKSTVAKGELLQLKVPSEQQDGARSHVKSECSDAEVFRVVGTMPVGQLYSRLVPLALLLVDGSSPIDITDERWEILIMVQKEDNQLRLLGFAAYYRFYRYPDSFRLRLSQILVLPPYQHKGYGSRLLEVLYNVAICEDAYDLSIEEPLDSFQHMRICIDVQRLLVFSPIEGAVNSVVLRLKQENLLKKSETCYFGPPPSLIEDVRKSLKINKKQFLQCWEVLIYIGLDPVDKQMESFRAIVSGRIRADVLGKDSADAGKRVVDVPTDYDREMSFVMFRSQHGEASVGMDENQPNQEEQLKPIVDERIKMVESIAQKVSPKQK from the exons ATGGGAACGAAGCACCATCAATCCTCCGCTTCCGATCCGATTACTGACCCCAAGAAGCGCCGCCGAGTCGAATTCTCCAAGATCG ATCCAGGAGTTCAAGCAAATGAGTGTATCAAGATTTATATGA TTTCTAGCAAGGAGCAAATGGACAATCCAGACAGTTTTTGTTTTCAGCCAGTTGACTTGGATCGGTTTTTTGGAGAGGATGGGAAAATTTATGGTTACCAGGGATTGAAG GTTAACATCTGGATCAGCAGTGTATCATTTCATGTGTATGCTGATGTTTCATTTCAAAGCAAATCTGAT GGAGGCAAAGGGATCACAGATCTGAAGCCTGCTCTTCAG GATATTTTTGCTGAGAATCTTGTTGAGAAAAAGGACAATTTCCTTCTAACATTTTCAAATGATTGTGATTATGTTAA ATCTACTGTAGCAAAAGGGGAGTTATTGCAGCTAAAAGTCCCCAGTGAACAACAGGATGGTGCTAGAAGTCATGTAAAATCTGAGTGTTCTGATGCAGAG GTTTTTCGGGTTGTAGGTACCATGCCTGTTGGGCAACTCTATAGTCGATTGGTGCCTCTTGCTCTTCTCTTAGTGGATG GTAGCAGTCCTATTGATATTACAGATGAAAGATGGGAAATTCTTATCATGGTTCAGAAGGAAGATAATCAACTTCGGTTGCTTGGTTTTGCTGCTTATTACCGTTTTTACAGATACCCTGATAGTTTCCGCTTGCGGCTTAGTCAG ATTCTTGTATTGCCTCCTTACCAGCATAAAGGTTATGGCTCTAGACTTCTAGAGGTGCTCTACAATGTTGCAATTTGTGAAGATGCTTATGACTTGTCAATTGAAGAACCATTGGACTCCTTTCAACACATGCGAATCTGTATTGATGTCCAACGCCTGCTTGTTTTTAGCCCAATAGAAGGAGCTGTTAATTCAGTAGTTTTGCGTTTGAAGCAAGAAAATCTCTTAAAGAAAAGCGAAACTTGTTATTTTGGGCCACCTCCGAGCTTAATTGAAGATGTCAGgaaaagtttgaaaattaaCAAGAAACAATTCCTACAGTGTTGGGaggtgctaatctatattggcCTTGATCCTGTAGACAAGCAGATGGAGTCATTCAGGGCCATTGTTTCAGGTCGTATTCGGGCTGATGTCCTAGGGAAAGACTCGGCAGATGCTGGGAAGAGGGTGGTTGACGTACCGACAGATTATGATCGGGAAATGTCATTTGTGATGTTCAGGTCACAACATGGTGAAGCTAGCGTTGGAATGGATGAAAATCAACCTAATCAAGAGGAGCAGCTGAAGCCAATAGTTGATGAGAGGATCAAAATGGTCGAGTCCATTGCACAAAAGGTATCTCCAAAACAGAAATGA
- the LOC127795579 gene encoding uncharacterized protein LOC127795579, translating into MASRLQQLRSKASGVSQYVAKHGVPYYKQLLEQNKQYIQEPPTVEKCNLLAKQLLYTRLASIPGRYESFWKELDYVKHIWKNRQELKVEDAGIAALFGLECFAWFCAGEIVGRGFTFTGYYP; encoded by the exons ATGGCATCAAGATTGCAACAATTACGATCTAAGGCATCGGGAGTTTCGCAATATGTGGCAAAGCATGGAGTTCCATACTACAAGCAGTTGTTGGAGCAGAACAAGCAATACATTCAAGAGCCACCCACTGTGGAGAAATGCAACCTGTTGGCCAAGCAATTGCTTTACACTCGACTTGCTAG TATTCCAGGTCGTTACGAGTCATTCTGGAAGGAACTTGATTACGTCAAGCATATATGGAAGAATAGGCAAGAGCTGAAGGTTGAGGATGCAGGGATTGCCGCTTTATTTGGACTGGAATGCTTTGCATGGTTTTGTGCTGGGGAGATTGTTGGAAGGGGATTTACATTCACCGGTTACTATCCATGA
- the LOC127795700 gene encoding 60S ribosomal protein L28-1-like has product MATVPGPLIWEIVKKNNSFLVKEFGNGTASVQFSKEPNNLYNLNSYKHSGLANHKTVTIQAGKDSSVAFATTKTKKQNRPASLLHKSALKKEFPRMAKAVKNQVGENYYRPDLKNAALARLSAVNRSLKVAKSGVKKRNRQA; this is encoded by the exons ATGGCGACTGTTCCAGGACCCTTGATTTGGGAGATCGTGAAGAAGAACAATTCCTTTCTGGTCAAAGAGTTCGGCAATGGCACCGCTAGCGTTCAGTTCAGCAAGGAGCCCAACAATCTCTACAACCTCAACTCCTACAAGCATTCAG GGTTAGCGAACCACAAAACTGTGACGATTCAGGCTGGAAAGGATTCGTCGGTTGCGTTTGCGACGACCAAGACGAAGAAGCAGAACAGGCCTGCAAGTTTGCTACACAAGTCGGCCTTGAAGAAGGAATTCCCTCGGATGGCCAAGGCCGTTAAGAATCAG GTTGGTGAGAACTATTACAGGCCAGATTTGAAGAATGCAGCTCTGGCAAGGCTCAGTGCCGTTAACAGGAGTCTTAAGGTTGCCAAATCTGGTGTGAAGAAGAGAAATAGACAAGCCTAA
- the LOC127795530 gene encoding 60S ribosomal protein L31, with the protein MVEKTKGRKEEVVTREYTINLHKRLHGCTFKKKAPKAIKEIRKFAQKAMGTKDVRVDVKLNKYVWSRGIRSVPRRVRVRVARKRNDDEDAKEELYSLVTVAEIPAEGLKGLGTKVIEEDD; encoded by the exons ATGGTGGAGAAGACGaagggaagaaaggaagaggtGGTCACTAGGGAGTACACCATCAACCTCCACAAGCGTTTGCACGGATG CACTTTCAAGAAGAAGGCTCCAAAAGCCATAAAAGAGATCAGGAAATTTGCACAGAAAGCCATGGGGACCAAAGATGTGAGAGTGGACGTGAAGCTCAACAAGTATGTCTGGAGCAGGGGGATTCGAAGCGTCCCAAGGCGAGTTAGAGTTCGTGTTGCACGCAAGAGgaatgatgatgaagatgcaaAGGAGGAGCTCTACTCTCTTGTCACCGTTGCTGAAATCCCAGCAGAAGGCCTGAAGGGGCTGGGTACCAAGGTTATCGAAGAAGATGATTGA
- the LOC127795883 gene encoding histone acetyltransferase type B catalytic subunit isoform X1, which produces MGTKHHQSSASDPITDPKKRRRVEFSKIDPGVQANECIKIYMISSKEQMDNPDSFCFQPVDLDRFFGEDGKIYGYQGLKVNIWISSVSFHVYADVSFQSKSDGGKGITDLKPALQDIFAENLVEKKDNFLLTFSNDCDYVKSTVAKGELLQLKVPSEQQDGARSHVKSECSDAEGQVFRVVGTMPVGQLYSRLVPLALLLVDGSSPIDITDERWEILIMVQKEDNQLRLLGFAAYYRFYRYPDSFRLRLSQILVLPPYQHKGYGSRLLEVLYNVAICEDAYDLSIEEPLDSFQHMRICIDVQRLLVFSPIEGAVNSVVLRLKQENLLKKSETCYFGPPPSLIEDVRKSLKINKKQFLQCWEVLIYIGLDPVDKQMESFRAIVSGRIRADVLGKDSADAGKRVVDVPTDYDREMSFVMFRSQHGEASVGMDENQPNQEEQLKPIVDERIKMVESIAQKVSPKQK; this is translated from the exons ATGGGAACGAAGCACCATCAATCCTCCGCTTCCGATCCGATTACTGACCCCAAGAAGCGCCGCCGAGTCGAATTCTCCAAGATCG ATCCAGGAGTTCAAGCAAATGAGTGTATCAAGATTTATATGA TTTCTAGCAAGGAGCAAATGGACAATCCAGACAGTTTTTGTTTTCAGCCAGTTGACTTGGATCGGTTTTTTGGAGAGGATGGGAAAATTTATGGTTACCAGGGATTGAAG GTTAACATCTGGATCAGCAGTGTATCATTTCATGTGTATGCTGATGTTTCATTTCAAAGCAAATCTGAT GGAGGCAAAGGGATCACAGATCTGAAGCCTGCTCTTCAG GATATTTTTGCTGAGAATCTTGTTGAGAAAAAGGACAATTTCCTTCTAACATTTTCAAATGATTGTGATTATGTTAA ATCTACTGTAGCAAAAGGGGAGTTATTGCAGCTAAAAGTCCCCAGTGAACAACAGGATGGTGCTAGAAGTCATGTAAAATCTGAGTGTTCTGATGCAGAG GGCCAGGTTTTTCGGGTTGTAGGTACCATGCCTGTTGGGCAACTCTATAGTCGATTGGTGCCTCTTGCTCTTCTCTTAGTGGATG GTAGCAGTCCTATTGATATTACAGATGAAAGATGGGAAATTCTTATCATGGTTCAGAAGGAAGATAATCAACTTCGGTTGCTTGGTTTTGCTGCTTATTACCGTTTTTACAGATACCCTGATAGTTTCCGCTTGCGGCTTAGTCAG ATTCTTGTATTGCCTCCTTACCAGCATAAAGGTTATGGCTCTAGACTTCTAGAGGTGCTCTACAATGTTGCAATTTGTGAAGATGCTTATGACTTGTCAATTGAAGAACCATTGGACTCCTTTCAACACATGCGAATCTGTATTGATGTCCAACGCCTGCTTGTTTTTAGCCCAATAGAAGGAGCTGTTAATTCAGTAGTTTTGCGTTTGAAGCAAGAAAATCTCTTAAAGAAAAGCGAAACTTGTTATTTTGGGCCACCTCCGAGCTTAATTGAAGATGTCAGgaaaagtttgaaaattaaCAAGAAACAATTCCTACAGTGTTGGGaggtgctaatctatattggcCTTGATCCTGTAGACAAGCAGATGGAGTCATTCAGGGCCATTGTTTCAGGTCGTATTCGGGCTGATGTCCTAGGGAAAGACTCGGCAGATGCTGGGAAGAGGGTGGTTGACGTACCGACAGATTATGATCGGGAAATGTCATTTGTGATGTTCAGGTCACAACATGGTGAAGCTAGCGTTGGAATGGATGAAAATCAACCTAATCAAGAGGAGCAGCTGAAGCCAATAGTTGATGAGAGGATCAAAATGGTCGAGTCCATTGCACAAAAGGTATCTCCAAAACAGAAATGA